Proteins encoded by one window of Nitrospirota bacterium:
- a CDS encoding circadian clock KaiB family protein — translation MTASQIKSFAKNLKKTSKVGDRRKYVLKLYITGSTPRSTKAIMNIRQICEEHLKGHYELDIIDVFQQPVLAKGEQIIAAPTLIKKLPLPLRRFIGDMSDTDKILIGLDLRPINTHQD, via the coding sequence ATGACGGCATCTCAAATAAAGTCGTTTGCGAAAAATCTGAAAAAGACCTCCAAGGTCGGCGATCGCCGTAAATACGTCCTCAAGCTGTACATTACAGGATCCACTCCTCGTTCAACCAAGGCCATCATGAACATCCGGCAGATCTGCGAGGAACACCTCAAAGGCCACTACGAACTCGATATTATCGACGTCTTTCAACAGCCCGTCCTTGCCAAGGGCGAACAGATCATCGCCGCGCCTACGCTCATCAAGAAGCTTCCGCTGCCGCTCCGAAGATTCATCGGCGATATGTCGGACACGGACAAGATCCTAATCGGCTTGGATTTGAGGCCGATAAATACGCATCAGGACTGA
- a CDS encoding circadian clock KaiB family protein → MKKKSTTKRIAKPSVKKIKEVPSDLWNLKLYVAGQTPKSIAAFQNLTKICEKYMLCRYKIEVVDLLENPQLAKGDQILAVPTLVRKLPVPVRKIIGDLSNTERVLVGLDLRPAK, encoded by the coding sequence ATGAAGAAAAAATCCACCACAAAGCGAATTGCCAAACCGTCCGTCAAAAAGATAAAGGAGGTTCCGTCCGACTTGTGGAACCTCAAGCTCTACGTCGCGGGACAGACGCCCAAGTCCATCGCGGCCTTTCAGAATCTGACAAAAATCTGTGAAAAGTACATGCTGTGCCGGTACAAAATCGAGGTGGTGGACCTGCTCGAGAATCCGCAACTGGCAAAGGGCGATCAGATACTGGCGGTCCCGACCCTCGTGAGGAAACTGCCTGTCCCGGTCAGGAAGATCATCGGTGACCTTTCAAATACCGAACGGGTCCTCGTGGGACTCGACCTGCGCCCGGCAAAATAG
- a CDS encoding response regulator produces the protein MLPTILIIDDNENDVLITKLALVKIGRDFRMEVAVSGEAGLALIRDEKTRPTLILLDLKMPGIDGLQVLRKIREDSSLSSIPVVIVTNSDLESDKQASFKAGADGFLHKAIDLNQFREDLECHLERWLDGNTRHL, from the coding sequence ATGCTACCAACAATCCTCATCATCGATGACAACGAGAACGACGTCCTGATAACGAAATTGGCACTCGTGAAGATTGGGCGGGATTTCAGGATGGAAGTCGCTGTGAGCGGAGAAGCAGGCCTCGCGCTCATCCGGGATGAAAAAACACGGCCGACCCTAATCCTTCTCGACCTGAAAATGCCCGGGATCGATGGTCTCCAGGTCCTGCGCAAGATACGCGAAGACTCGAGTTTGAGCAGCATTCCCGTGGTCATCGTCACGAATTCCGATCTGGAATCGGACAAACAGGCATCCTTCAAGGCGGGGGCAGACGGTTTTCTGCACAAAGCAATAGACCTCAATCAATTCCGGGAGGATCTAGAATGCCACTTAGAACGCTGGCTGGATGGGAATACGCGTCATCTGTGA
- a CDS encoding PAS domain S-box protein, translating to MKKTKLKEANHTTAHSRKSTKKRGKPAKTSASRASRSKNDAKASLLLEVADLRLRLSEAEETLTAIRKGEVDAVVVSGPQGDQVYALRGAEQPYRILVESMNEGALSLTETGSIINCNRAFANIAGSRSGMLVGKSFKNMVSNKDRRKFETFWEQAVEVEAKTEIELDFNGRKIPTYISASARMQEAECWVFVVVTDITERKRTEAELSNYRRHLERMVDQKTEQVQAMNEELQTVNEELQTANEELLATNEELAAKTAELGTLINSMSDAVIYSDTKRRILLVNPAASTMFGYSQDELVGKTTGILHANQDDFERIEGERYKFHVKKNQPAFALQYHRKDGTMFVGETHVAPVMSPKGAAIGFISIHRDITERKLAEEALRQSEERFRALTTASADVIYRMSPDWSEMYQFRGRDFIADTGKPNRNWLQEYIHPDDQSHVQAVFNEAIRTKSFFELEHRVLRVDGTLGWTFSRAIPRMDANGEIVEWFGAASDVTERKRAEADLQKLSEDMAARNLELEAANKELETFSHSVSHDLRAPLRHISGFAKMVYDQYADSLDARGKDYLDRIKKSSDQMSQLIADLLRLSHISRQDIMRRDSDLSRLASAAMRSIRETAPARNVEVIIAEGLRAFIDPNLMMIALTNLFNNAWKFTSKTENAHIEFGAIEKDAETVYFVRDNGAGFNPAYTEQMFLPFRRLHTEQQFEGTGVGLAIVDRIIRRHEGKVCAEGEVDKGATIYFTLGQEQGLSE from the coding sequence ATGAAAAAGACAAAATTGAAAGAAGCCAACCATACCACGGCGCACTCGCGAAAAAGCACGAAGAAGCGAGGCAAGCCCGCCAAAACTTCCGCGTCACGCGCATCCCGGTCGAAGAATGATGCAAAGGCTTCTCTTCTTCTCGAAGTCGCCGACCTTCGTCTTCGCCTGAGCGAAGCGGAAGAGACCCTGACCGCAATCCGGAAAGGCGAAGTCGACGCCGTTGTCGTTTCAGGACCCCAGGGAGATCAGGTCTATGCGCTCAGGGGCGCTGAGCAGCCATACCGCATTCTCGTAGAGTCCATGAACGAAGGGGCACTCTCCCTGACAGAAACCGGATCCATCATCAACTGCAACAGGGCTTTCGCAAATATCGCGGGCTCACGCTCCGGCATGCTGGTCGGCAAATCGTTCAAGAACATGGTTTCGAATAAAGACAGGAGGAAATTCGAAACGTTCTGGGAGCAGGCGGTTGAAGTAGAAGCAAAAACCGAAATAGAGCTGGATTTCAACGGCCGGAAAATCCCGACCTACATATCGGCAAGTGCCCGGATGCAAGAAGCGGAGTGCTGGGTGTTCGTCGTGGTTACCGACATCACCGAACGGAAGCGCACCGAGGCAGAACTATCGAACTATCGGCGGCATCTTGAACGCATGGTGGATCAAAAGACCGAACAGGTTCAGGCGATGAACGAAGAGCTTCAAACGGTGAACGAGGAGCTTCAAACCGCCAATGAAGAGCTTCTTGCGACCAATGAAGAACTCGCCGCAAAAACAGCGGAACTTGGGACCCTTATCAACTCGATGTCCGATGCCGTGATCTATTCCGATACAAAGCGACGGATCCTTCTTGTGAACCCGGCCGCATCGACGATGTTCGGTTATTCCCAGGACGAACTGGTGGGGAAAACGACAGGGATTCTGCACGCGAATCAGGACGACTTTGAAAGAATCGAAGGGGAACGATACAAATTTCATGTGAAAAAAAATCAGCCCGCCTTCGCATTACAGTACCATCGCAAGGACGGGACAATGTTTGTGGGCGAAACTCACGTTGCTCCCGTTATGAGTCCAAAGGGCGCAGCCATCGGGTTCATCAGCATTCATCGAGACATCACCGAACGCAAGCTGGCGGAAGAGGCGCTACGACAAAGCGAGGAGCGCTTCCGCGCACTGACGACGGCCAGCGCGGATGTCATATATCGCATGAGTCCGGATTGGAGCGAGATGTACCAGTTCCGTGGCCGGGATTTTATCGCCGACACAGGGAAGCCAAACCGCAATTGGCTTCAGGAATACATTCACCCGGACGATCAGTCGCACGTACAGGCGGTCTTCAACGAAGCCATTCGGACCAAGAGCTTCTTCGAGCTGGAACACCGGGTCTTGCGAGTGGACGGTACATTGGGCTGGACGTTCTCGCGTGCGATCCCGCGGATGGATGCGAACGGCGAAATCGTCGAATGGTTCGGTGCCGCCAGTGATGTTACCGAGCGCAAGCGGGCGGAGGCGGACTTGCAGAAACTCTCCGAAGACATGGCGGCAAGAAACCTGGAGCTGGAAGCTGCGAACAAGGAACTGGAAACCTTCAGCCATTCAGTATCGCATGACTTGCGAGCACCCCTTCGGCACATATCGGGATTCGCCAAAATGGTATATGACCAGTATGCGGACAGCCTCGATGCGCGAGGTAAGGACTATCTTGACCGCATCAAAAAAAGCTCTGACCAAATGAGCCAGCTTATTGCAGATCTGCTGCGGCTGTCGCACATATCACGTCAGGATATCATGCGGAGGGATTCTGATCTGAGCCGTCTGGCGTCTGCCGCTATGCGCAGCATCCGTGAAACCGCTCCTGCGAGAAACGTCGAAGTTATCATCGCTGAAGGACTGCGCGCATTTATTGATCCCAACCTCATGATGATAGCGCTTACAAACCTTTTTAATAACGCCTGGAAATTCACTTCGAAGACTGAGAATGCGCACATTGAGTTCGGGGCCATTGAAAAAGACGCGGAGACTGTTTACTTTGTCAGAGACAACGGCGCCGGGTTCAATCCTGCTTATACCGAACAGATGTTTCTACCCTTTCGGCGGCTCCATACCGAACAACAGTTCGAGGGAACGGGAGTCGGCCTCGCCATCGTCGATCGGATCATTCGCCGACACGAAGGAAAGGTCTGTGCCGAGGGAGAAGTTGATAAAGGGGCCACGATCTATTTCACGCTCGGACAGGAGCAAGGACTGAGTGAATAA
- a CDS encoding MFS transporter, with product MSDPKASRLPFHYAWVIVVTGTLCILACLGLGRFALGMLLPSMAASLGLSYSQIGFISTGNFIGYLISVLLCGRIAKRTGSRRLIVIALVAICLTMALISRAHGFGAILILYFITGMGSGAANVPVMGLITAWFDRCIRGRAAGFVVIGSGFAIILSGKLIPAVNRAIGPEGWRTNWLILAGIVALIALVAQVFLRDKPEERGLVPLGSEDREMTCVPQSAADGGSIYRNKTLYLLGSIYFLFGYTYVIYATFIVTALVKERGFSEAIAGNFWSWVGFLSLFSGPVFGTLSDRLGRRAGLMIVFSLQMLAYLLVAAKLPPIFLYLSIGCYGVVAWSIPSIMVAAVSEYVGVDKALAAFGFITFIFGLGQISGPSIAGVLAERTGSFSSSFFMAAAFAAAAILLTSFLRKPHDA from the coding sequence ATGTCTGATCCCAAAGCCTCGCGCCTTCCGTTCCACTATGCCTGGGTGATCGTGGTCACCGGCACGCTCTGTATCCTGGCGTGCCTCGGCTTAGGACGATTCGCACTCGGCATGCTGCTCCCGTCCATGGCCGCTTCGCTCGGCCTCTCCTATTCCCAGATCGGGTTCATCAGCACCGGCAACTTCATCGGCTACCTGATCTCGGTGCTGCTCTGCGGCAGGATCGCGAAGCGGACCGGCTCCCGCCGTCTGATCGTCATCGCGCTCGTGGCCATCTGCCTTACCATGGCGCTCATTAGCCGGGCGCACGGCTTCGGCGCTATCCTGATTCTGTACTTCATCACCGGGATGGGAAGCGGCGCCGCGAACGTGCCGGTCATGGGGCTCATCACCGCGTGGTTCGACCGCTGCATCCGCGGACGGGCGGCCGGGTTCGTGGTGATCGGGAGCGGGTTCGCGATCATTCTTTCCGGAAAACTGATCCCGGCCGTGAACAGGGCCATCGGGCCGGAGGGCTGGAGAACGAACTGGCTGATCCTGGCGGGCATCGTGGCATTGATCGCGCTGGTCGCGCAGGTCTTTCTCAGGGATAAGCCCGAAGAGCGAGGGCTCGTACCGCTCGGCAGCGAAGACCGGGAGATGACGTGCGTCCCGCAGTCAGCGGCTGATGGGGGCAGCATCTACAGAAACAAGACGCTCTATCTGCTCGGTTCGATCTACTTCTTGTTCGGGTACACCTACGTGATCTACGCTACCTTCATCGTGACCGCGCTCGTGAAGGAGCGGGGCTTTTCCGAGGCAATCGCGGGGAATTTCTGGTCCTGGGTGGGATTCTTGAGCCTCTTCTCCGGGCCGGTTTTCGGCACGCTCTCGGACAGGCTCGGCAGGAGGGCCGGGCTCATGATCGTGTTCTCGCTCCAGATGCTCGCCTACCTGCTGGTCGCGGCAAAGCTTCCGCCGATCTTCCTTTACCTGTCCATCGGATGCTACGGCGTCGTGGCCTGGTCAATCCCTTCGATCATGGTGGCTGCGGTGAGCGAATACGTGGGCGTGGACAAGGCTCTCGCGGCCTTCGGCTTCATCACCTTCATCTTCGGCCTGGGCCAGATCTCGGGGCCGTCGATAGCCGGGGTTCTGGCAGAACGGACCGGCAGCTTCTCGTCCAGTTTCTTCATGGCAGCGGCCTTTGCAGCCGCCGCGATCCTGCTCACGAGCTTTCTCCGCAAGCCGCACGACGCCTAG
- a CDS encoding phenylacetate--CoA ligase → MPWNAEESLSRQDLTKLQSERLQKVCERVYARVPFYKKKFDEKNVRPTDIKGSQDITKLPFTKKSDLRDNYPYGLFAEPLENIVRIHASSGTTGKPTVVAYNRNDINLWADVMARTFTCAGVTNKDVVQNAYGYGLFTGGLGAHYGAERVGASVIPISGGNTQKQILLLQDFGSTAICSTPSFALYIYDVACEMKINLDTIKLKVGLFGAEPWTEEMRREIEERLRIKAIDIYGLSEIIGPGVSSECIEAQDGLHLNEDHFYPEIINPGTGEQLPYGQEGELVITSMSREAMPLIRYRTGDITSLNPEKCACGRTLVRMRRVRGRADDMLIIRGVNVFPSQVESVLLRSEEVAPHYIIEVNRRGRLDEVNVNVEVSPKFMEDMANKVLSTDLKAFVQEEEELIRLKHEIQKNIKDIIGVNTEITLRPPNSIQRSEGKARRVIDNRPK, encoded by the coding sequence ATGCCCTGGAACGCCGAAGAATCCCTGTCGCGGCAGGACCTGACGAAACTGCAGAGCGAGCGCCTGCAGAAGGTGTGCGAGCGCGTCTATGCCCGGGTCCCCTTTTACAAGAAGAAGTTCGACGAGAAGAACGTCAGGCCCACGGACATCAAGGGCAGCCAGGACATCACAAAGCTGCCCTTCACAAAGAAGTCGGACCTTCGCGACAACTATCCCTACGGCCTGTTCGCCGAGCCGCTCGAGAACATCGTCCGCATCCATGCTTCCTCGGGCACGACGGGCAAGCCCACCGTGGTCGCCTACAACCGGAACGACATCAACCTCTGGGCCGACGTGATGGCGCGCACCTTCACCTGCGCGGGCGTGACCAATAAGGACGTGGTCCAGAACGCCTACGGCTACGGCCTGTTCACCGGCGGCCTGGGCGCGCACTACGGCGCGGAGCGCGTGGGCGCCTCGGTCATCCCGATCTCGGGCGGCAACACGCAGAAGCAGATCCTGCTCCTGCAGGACTTCGGCAGCACGGCCATCTGCAGCACGCCGTCCTTTGCCCTCTACATCTACGACGTGGCCTGCGAGATGAAGATCAACCTCGATACGATCAAGCTCAAGGTCGGCCTGTTCGGCGCGGAGCCCTGGACCGAGGAGATGCGAAGGGAGATCGAGGAGCGGCTGCGGATCAAGGCCATCGACATCTACGGACTTTCGGAGATCATCGGGCCCGGCGTATCGTCGGAATGCATCGAGGCGCAGGACGGCCTGCATCTCAACGAGGACCACTTCTATCCCGAGATCATCAATCCCGGGACGGGCGAGCAGCTCCCCTACGGGCAGGAGGGCGAGCTCGTTATCACGAGCATGTCCCGCGAGGCCATGCCGCTCATCCGGTACCGCACGGGCGATATCACGAGCCTGAACCCCGAGAAGTGCGCCTGCGGCAGGACGCTCGTGCGCATGAGGCGCGTGCGCGGCCGGGCCGACGACATGCTGATCATCCGCGGCGTGAACGTATTTCCGTCGCAGGTAGAGTCGGTCCTGCTCAGGTCCGAGGAGGTCGCGCCGCACTACATCATCGAAGTGAACCGCAGGGGACGGCTGGATGAGGTGAACGTGAACGTGGAGGTGTCCCCCAAGTTCATGGAGGACATGGCGAACAAGGTGCTCTCCACGGACCTGAAGGCCTTCGTCCAGGAAGAGGAAGAGCTCATCCGGCTGAAGCACGAGATCCAGAAGAACATCAAGGACATCATCGGTGTGAACACCGAGATCACCCTCCGCCCGCCGAACTCGATCCAGCGCAGCGAAGGCAAGGCCAGGCGCGTGATCGACAACAGACCCAAGTAA
- a CDS encoding PaaI family thioesterase translates to MDIVKKFIDADRFAKHLDIEMIDYDRGKARARMAIRDHHLNSAGTVHGGAIFSLADAAFSVASNSHGTLAMAINVSISYFKAVKGGTLIAEAEEVSLNPKLATYLIPVFDEQGNRIAQFQGTVYRKKESIEDMVR, encoded by the coding sequence GTGGATATCGTGAAAAAATTCATTGACGCAGATCGTTTCGCAAAGCATCTGGACATTGAAATGATAGATTATGACCGGGGCAAGGCCAGGGCCAGGATGGCGATCCGGGACCATCATCTGAACAGCGCAGGAACCGTGCATGGGGGCGCCATCTTCTCGCTGGCTGACGCGGCTTTTTCTGTGGCGTCCAATTCCCACGGCACGCTCGCCATGGCGATTAACGTCAGTATTTCCTACTTCAAGGCCGTAAAGGGCGGCACCCTGATCGCCGAGGCAGAAGAGGTGTCGCTCAACCCGAAGCTGGCGACCTACCTGATCCCTGTTTTCGATGAGCAGGGAAACAGGATCGCCCAGTTCCAGGGTACGGTGTACCGCAAGAAGGAAAGCATTGAAGATATGGTGCGATGA
- the iorA gene encoding indolepyruvate ferredoxin oxidoreductase subunit alpha: MKKSILSGNEAIARGFIEAGGKLAAAYPGTPSTEVLETLSREKGIHAEWSVNEKVALEVAIGGSLSGVRSMACMKHVGVNVAADPLMTAAYTGVNAGLVLMAADDPGMFSSQNEQDTRHFARQGKIPCIEPSDSGEALLFVKAAFELSEAFDTPVILRTTTRISHCKSVVEEGVAESPAGRGLAKDFGKYVMLPSNAKKRHVFVEDRLVRLRAWAETSPLNRIDEGDRSVGFITSGISYQYVRDAFPEAAVLKLGVTFPLPETLIRTFASSVVKLAVVEELDPFLEEQIRAMGVTVHLGKNVLPLCGEFSQRLVREKISGTPLPMKEPAAGLLMRPPTFCPGCSHRGLYTVLAKLKLHVSGDIGCYTLGALPPFSAMHTCICMGASISAAHGMAKGLGLQSVRQKPVAVIGDSTFLHSGITGLINMVYNGGDAIVIVMNNDTTGMTGGQEHAGTGRSAQGGEAPRLDIPKLCQAIGAKRVREIDTYKIKDLEKIVKEALEEKGPSVLVSNQPCVLRYRVSKKAYTVERAGCVGCKACLKAGCIALSFTPEGKAGYVEIDPLLCNGCGVCAQLCTTGSMKTAG; the protein is encoded by the coding sequence TTGAAGAAATCGATCCTTTCCGGTAACGAAGCCATCGCACGGGGGTTCATCGAGGCCGGCGGCAAGCTCGCCGCTGCCTATCCCGGCACGCCGAGCACCGAGGTGCTCGAAACGCTGTCCCGGGAAAAGGGCATCCACGCCGAGTGGTCCGTGAATGAGAAGGTGGCCCTGGAAGTTGCCATCGGGGGCTCGCTCTCGGGTGTTCGCTCCATGGCATGCATGAAGCACGTGGGCGTGAACGTGGCAGCGGACCCGCTCATGACCGCGGCCTACACCGGCGTCAACGCCGGGCTCGTGCTCATGGCCGCCGACGATCCCGGCATGTTCAGCTCTCAGAACGAGCAGGATACGCGCCACTTTGCCCGGCAGGGCAAGATCCCCTGCATCGAGCCGTCCGATTCCGGCGAGGCGCTTCTCTTTGTGAAGGCGGCCTTCGAGCTCTCCGAGGCCTTCGATACGCCGGTCATCCTGCGCACGACGACCCGGATCTCGCACTGCAAGAGCGTGGTGGAGGAAGGCGTGGCCGAGTCGCCCGCGGGCCGCGGGCTCGCAAAGGACTTCGGCAAGTACGTCATGCTCCCGAGCAACGCCAAGAAGCGGCATGTCTTCGTCGAAGACCGGCTGGTCCGGCTCCGGGCTTGGGCCGAGACCTCGCCGCTGAACAGGATTGATGAGGGCGACCGGTCGGTCGGGTTCATCACCTCCGGCATCTCGTACCAGTACGTGCGCGACGCGTTCCCGGAGGCGGCGGTGCTCAAGCTGGGCGTGACCTTTCCGCTCCCGGAAACGCTGATCCGGACGTTCGCCTCATCGGTCGTGAAGCTGGCCGTGGTGGAGGAGCTCGACCCGTTCCTGGAAGAGCAGATCAGGGCCATGGGCGTCACGGTCCATCTCGGGAAGAACGTGCTGCCGCTCTGCGGGGAGTTCAGCCAGCGCCTGGTGCGCGAGAAGATATCGGGAACGCCGCTCCCGATGAAGGAGCCGGCAGCCGGTCTCCTGATGCGGCCGCCCACGTTCTGCCCCGGTTGTTCGCACCGGGGACTCTATACGGTGCTCGCAAAGCTCAAACTCCACGTTTCCGGCGACATCGGGTGCTACACGCTCGGCGCACTGCCTCCCTTTTCGGCCATGCACACCTGCATCTGCATGGGCGCCAGCATCTCGGCCGCCCACGGCATGGCCAAGGGGCTCGGGCTCCAGAGCGTGCGGCAGAAGCCCGTGGCCGTGATCGGCGACTCGACCTTCCTGCACTCCGGCATTACCGGCCTCATCAACATGGTCTACAACGGCGGCGATGCGATCGTCATTGTCATGAACAACGACACGACGGGCATGACGGGCGGCCAGGAGCACGCGGGCACGGGCCGCTCCGCCCAGGGAGGCGAAGCGCCGCGACTCGACATTCCGAAGCTCTGCCAGGCCATAGGCGCGAAGCGGGTGCGCGAGATCGACACCTACAAGATCAAGGACCTCGAGAAGATCGTAAAGGAAGCGCTCGAGGAGAAGGGTCCCTCGGTCCTCGTCTCGAACCAGCCCTGCGTGCTTCGCTACCGCGTATCGAAGAAGGCCTACACCGTCGAGCGCGCCGGCTGCGTCGGGTGCAAGGCGTGCCTCAAGGCGGGATGCATCGCGCTATCCTTCACTCCGGAGGGCAAGGCCGGCTACGTCGAGATCGATCCGCTCCTGTGCAACGGCTGCGGCGTCTGCGCCCAGCTCTGTACGACGGGGTCGATGAAGACGGCCGGGTAG
- a CDS encoding DsrE family protein has translation MKIRKSIFKIYLVASCVLVILGAWSPVFAEPPAGTTESMKPPLDIVNKTGIKVVAQINSAEIFSNGVNRQVMGVKNLFDNYTSSGMLPGKDFEIVMVFRGDGGSALLNDDAYAKRVAQQQATGNPNRGVLEAMSKGGVKMYECSMTMKGRGYRPEDLFPFSRVVVTGIGAIVDLEKSGYLQITP, from the coding sequence ATGAAAATACGGAAAAGCATCTTTAAAATATACCTAGTGGCGAGTTGTGTCCTGGTTATCCTTGGTGCCTGGTCCCCTGTTTTTGCCGAACCCCCGGCGGGAACAACGGAAAGCATGAAGCCCCCCCTGGATATCGTCAACAAGACCGGGATCAAGGTCGTTGCACAGATAAATTCCGCCGAGATCTTCTCGAACGGCGTGAATAGGCAGGTCATGGGCGTCAAGAACCTCTTCGACAACTATACTTCTTCCGGCATGCTTCCGGGGAAGGACTTTGAGATCGTCATGGTCTTCCGGGGAGATGGAGGGTCTGCGCTGTTGAACGATGACGCCTACGCCAAACGAGTCGCCCAACAGCAGGCAACAGGCAATCCCAACCGGGGAGTGCTCGAGGCGATGAGCAAGGGCGGGGTAAAGATGTACGAGTGCTCCATGACCATGAAAGGAAGAGGCTATCGGCCCGAAGACCTCTTCCCCTTCAGCAGGGTCGTCGTCACCGGCATCGGCGCAATCGTTGATCTCGAAAAATCCGGCTACCTGCAGATCACGCCTTAG
- the kaiC gene encoding circadian clock protein KaiC: MAKSKLNKVLSGPGLAKVRTGIQGLDEITGGGLPKGRPTLVCGSAGCGKTLLAMEFLVRGVQEYNEPGVFVCFEENADELAKNVASLGFNIQDMVTKKKLFIDYVYIERSEIEETGEYDLEGLFVRLDHAIRTTGAKRVVLDTIEALFSGLPNPNILRAELRRLFRWLKEKGVTAIITAERGEGTLTRHGLEEYVADCVIMLDHRITEQISTRRMRIVKYRGSLHGTNEYPFLIDEQGIVVMPVTSVSLAHPASTERLSSGIPRLDIMLGGKGFYRGSSVLVSGTAGTGKTSIAMHLANAACKRGESCLYLAAEESMNQIIRNGRSIGINLEPWVKKGLLYFHSTRPTFYGLEMHLVSIHKLVLEQKPKFVIFDPVSNLTAIGSNAEVQNMLMRLLDFLKARGITSLCTSLTHGSSPIEMTEVGISSIMDSWLLLRESEYNGERTRVMYILKSRGMAHSNQVREFVISNKGIDLTDVYVGAGMVYTGAARLMQESKDEAETFARSQETGRLKMELDRNRKIMDAKISELRAEYDSKEQELKSAILQQEIKDKILAADRGILAKKRKADA, from the coding sequence ATGGCAAAATCGAAACTGAACAAGGTGCTATCCGGTCCAGGGCTGGCGAAAGTGCGTACCGGCATCCAGGGGCTCGACGAGATCACTGGAGGAGGTCTTCCCAAGGGAAGGCCGACGCTCGTATGCGGGAGCGCTGGCTGCGGCAAAACGCTCCTTGCGATGGAATTCCTCGTCCGCGGCGTACAGGAATACAATGAGCCGGGCGTTTTCGTCTGTTTCGAAGAGAACGCCGACGAACTCGCAAAGAACGTCGCCTCCTTGGGCTTCAACATTCAGGACATGGTAACAAAGAAAAAACTCTTCATCGACTACGTGTACATCGAGCGGAGCGAGATAGAGGAGACCGGCGAATACGATCTGGAGGGACTCTTCGTTCGTCTCGACCACGCGATACGCACAACTGGCGCGAAGCGGGTAGTCCTGGACACCATCGAAGCGCTTTTCTCCGGTCTCCCGAACCCGAACATCCTCCGGGCTGAGCTCCGGCGGCTTTTCCGCTGGCTCAAGGAAAAAGGGGTCACCGCGATCATCACCGCCGAACGCGGCGAAGGGACTCTCACGCGCCACGGGCTCGAGGAATACGTGGCCGACTGCGTCATTATGCTCGACCACCGCATAACTGAGCAGATCTCGACCCGCCGCATGCGGATCGTAAAGTACCGCGGCTCGCTGCACGGCACGAACGAATACCCTTTCCTCATCGACGAGCAGGGCATCGTAGTCATGCCGGTCACGTCCGTGAGCCTCGCCCATCCCGCCTCGACCGAACGCTTATCGAGCGGCATCCCGCGACTCGACATCATGCTGGGCGGCAAAGGCTTCTATCGCGGGAGCAGTGTCCTTGTTTCAGGCACGGCAGGCACGGGCAAAACGAGCATCGCCATGCATCTTGCAAATGCGGCGTGCAAACGGGGCGAATCGTGTCTTTATCTCGCGGCCGAGGAATCGATGAACCAGATCATCAGAAACGGCAGGTCCATCGGCATCAACCTCGAACCGTGGGTGAAAAAAGGACTCCTCTATTTTCACAGCACCAGACCGACCTTCTATGGTCTTGAAATGCATCTCGTTTCGATTCACAAACTGGTCCTTGAACAAAAGCCCAAATTCGTTATATTCGACCCCGTCTCCAACCTTACGGCCATTGGCTCAAACGCCGAGGTGCAGAACATGCTCATGCGGCTCCTGGACTTCCTGAAAGCCCGGGGTATAACAAGCCTCTGCACGAGTCTCACCCACGGCAGTTCGCCCATCGAAATGACCGAGGTCGGCATCTCGTCCATCATGGACTCCTGGCTCCTGCTTCGCGAATCCGAATACAATGGCGAACGCACAAGGGTGATGTATATCCTCAAGTCTCGGGGCATGGCGCATTCCAACCAGGTCCGGGAATTCGTCATCTCGAACAAGGGCATCGATCTGACTGACGTATACGTCGGGGCCGGCATGGTCTACACCGGCGCGGCCCGCCTGATGCAGGAGAGCAAGGACGAGGCAGAGACCTTTGCACGTTCGCAGGAAACAGGCCGCTTAAAGATGGAGCTTGACCGGAACCGGAAGATTATGGATGCGAAAATCAGCGAACTTCGCGCAGAGTACGACTCAAAAGAGCAGGAGCTCAAGAGTGCGATCCTTCAGCAGGAAATAAAGGATAAGATTCTTGCAGCCGACCGCGGGATACTCGCGAAGAAACGGAAGGCGGACGCGTGA